The DNA window TGTATACATATTTCTGGGAGGATATTGTAGCTTTATGTCTAAATGTATGATTTCATAGATTTTTTAAGCAGTAATTAAAAGGAGTTATAATTATGAAACAGAAAATCCGCATAGGCATTGTAGGCTATGGAAACCTTGGTAAAGGCGCTGAACTGGCTATCGGCAACCAGCCCGACATGGAACTTGTTGCTATATTCTCGCGCCGCAAACTTGACAGGACATTAAGCGGCGTTCCCGCAGTATCAGTTGATGACGCTGCTCAATATAAAGATAAAATCGACGTTATGCTGCTATGCGGCGGCTCGGCAACCGACCTTGTAGAGCAAGGGCCGCACTTCGCAGCTTTGTTCAATACAGTCGACAGTTTCGATACCCATGCTAAAATTCCCGAATACTTTGCCGCTATCGATTCGGCCGCCAAAGCCGCCGGTAAAGCTGCTACAATCTCAGTTGGATGGGACCCTGGGCTTTTTTCGCTTAACCGACTGCTGGCCGGCGCTATTCTGCCGCAAGGCACCGATTATACTTTCTGGGGCAAAGGCGTCAGCCAAGGCCATTCGGACGCAATTCGCCGTATCCCCGGGGTTAAAGACGCTAAACAGTACACGATCCCGAAAGACGAAATCATTAATGCGGTACGGGCAGGTCAGTCTCCAACTGTTACAGCTAAGGAGTCACATCTTCGGGACTGCTACGTCGTTGCCGAGGAGGGTGCCGACCTTAAAACGATTGAAACCGCCATCAAAACAATGCCCAACTACTTCGCCGGCTATGAAACTCATGTGCATTTTCTCTCAGCGGAAGAGTTTCGGCAGAACCATTCCGCAATCCCGCACGGTGGTTTCGTATTCCGTATCGGCCAAACCAGTCAAGGCACTAACCATATCTATGAATTTGCGCTTAAACTTGGCAGCAACCCCGAATTCACTTCCTGCGTCTTAACGGCTTATGCTCGGGCAACCTTCCGTTTGGCCGCTCATGGTTTTGCCGGGGCAGCAACGGTATTTGATATCCCATACGCATGGCTTTCACCAAAATCCGGTGAAGAATTACGCCGCCAGCTTCTTTAGAAATAAATAACTATTGACAGCCGCCTGTCTTTATAGTTATACTTGGTGTTAAATAAACACATGAATCATCGATGACCAGGAAGAGTAAACATTACTCAGAGGGTTTCAGCGAGCCAACGGCGGTGAGAGGTTGGCACTACTCGATATGTTGAATGGGCCTGGGAGATACAGTCCGATCCACTTTGTGGGGTAGGCGCT is part of the Veillonellaceae bacterium genome and encodes:
- a CDS encoding diaminopimelate dehydrogenase; translated protein: MKQKIRIGIVGYGNLGKGAELAIGNQPDMELVAIFSRRKLDRTLSGVPAVSVDDAAQYKDKIDVMLLCGGSATDLVEQGPHFAALFNTVDSFDTHAKIPEYFAAIDSAAKAAGKAATISVGWDPGLFSLNRLLAGAILPQGTDYTFWGKGVSQGHSDAIRRIPGVKDAKQYTIPKDEIINAVRAGQSPTVTAKESHLRDCYVVAEEGADLKTIETAIKTMPNYFAGYETHVHFLSAEEFRQNHSAIPHGGFVFRIGQTSQGTNHIYEFALKLGSNPEFTSCVLTAYARATFRLAAHGFAGAATVFDIPYAWLSPKSGEELRRQLL